The Deinococcus reticulitermitis genome window below encodes:
- a CDS encoding endonuclease domain-containing protein: MAPNDVRTCSRCGTAFHLPRKRRGTPYAQFCSQACITAHKVDLAQLHSSQLEEGFAERLREAGLAFVEQYALGPYVVDLAFPQVRLLVEVDGEAYHASSSAQARDDRKDALAASEGWQVIRVPQFMIEHHPEEAVRTVVEAYLHGR, translated from the coding sequence ATGGCGCCCAACGACGTTCGGACCTGTTCCAGATGTGGAACAGCCTTCCACCTCCCCCGAAAACGACGTGGGACGCCCTACGCTCAGTTCTGTTCCCAGGCCTGCATTACTGCCCACAAGGTCGACCTCGCTCAACTCCATTCGAGTCAGTTGGAAGAGGGATTCGCCGAGCGTCTGCGTGAGGCAGGCCTCGCGTTTGTCGAACAGTATGCCCTGGGTCCCTACGTCGTGGATCTGGCCTTTCCGCAGGTACGGCTGCTTGTGGAGGTGGACGGCGAGGCGTATCACGCTTCTTCCAGCGCCCAGGCCAGGGATGACCGCAAGGACGCGCTGGCCGCATCAGAGGGCTGGCAGGTCATCCGCGTCCCACAGTTCATGATCGAACATCATCCAGAAGAAGCGGTCCGAACCGTGGTCGAAGCCTATCTGCACGGCCGATAG